From one Anopheles bellator chromosome 1, idAnoBellAS_SP24_06.2, whole genome shotgun sequence genomic stretch:
- the LOC131215642 gene encoding larval cuticle protein 65Ag1-like produces the protein MDLAPFCGLLILLRILSVVGRPTMESDDNLDLLELAMEQDGRSFYYRTKDGQTRDETVRWSDGKLVISGWYRYIGPDGVAYQVRYVADENGYRPLGMHLPGANLSDPSAFNILTPLAVGISRTVLLSLVG, from the exons ATGGACCTG GCACCGTTTTGTGGTCTGTTGATACTGTTGCGAATTTTATCGGTCGTCGGACGACCAACAATGGAGAGTGATGATAATTTGGACCTACTCGAGCTAGCCATGGAACAGGACGGACGATCGTTTTA CTATCGAACCAAAGATGGTCAGACGCGTGATGAAACGGTTCGGTGGAGTGACGGAAAGCTGGTCATCAGCGGCTGGTATCGGTACATCGGACCCGACGGGGTCGCCTATCAGGTTCGGTACGTGGCCGATGAGAACGGCTACAGACCGCTGGGAATGCATCTTCCGGGAGCCAACCTATCGGATCCGAGTGCGTTCAACATTTTGACACCGTTGGCCGTGGGCATCTCGCGTACGGTGCTCCTATCGTTGGTGGGTTAG
- the LOC131214983 gene encoding endocuticle structural glycoprotein ABD-5-like gives MKHVIALFAIVAAVFCVTVRAVDDVQLLQFTNDNNVDGSYQFAYEQSDGQKREEKGELKQVEGAEEPVLSVSGSYEYTDPNGQRYRVDYVADEKGYRPTVTKL, from the exons ATGAAGCACGTG ATCGCCCTCTTCGccatcgtggccgccgtgttCTGTGTTACCGTTCGGGCCGTGGACGATGTGCAGCTACTGCAGTTTACCAACGACAACAACGTCGACGGAAGCTACCAGTTTGC CTACGAGCAAAGCGATGGCCAGAAGCGTGAAGAGAAGGGAGAGCTGAAGCAGGTCGAAGGAGCCGAAGAGCCGGTGCTATCCGTGTCCGGCTCGTACGAGTACACCGACCCGAACGGGCAGCGATACCGCGTGGATTACGTGGCCGACGAGAAGGGTTACCGACCGACTGTTACGAAGCTGTAA
- the LOC131216799 gene encoding larval cuticle protein 1-like → MKCLIVLVALCALAASAPSGDIEVRKLDIDHAGLVDGSYSFSYDQSDDHKRDETGVVKTVKNFENEDVPALSVTGMYEFVDPEGKRYIVKYIADEKGFNPTITEA, encoded by the exons ATGAAGTGCCTG ATTGTCCTCGTGGCTTTGTGTGCGCTGGCGGCCTCGGCACCGTCGGGCGATATTGAGGTCCGCAAGCTGGACATCGACCACGCCGGCCTGGTGGATGGGTCGTACAGCTTCAGCTACGACCAGTCCGATGACCACAAGCGAGACGAGACGGGCGTCGTGAAGACGGTGAAGAACTTTGAAAACGAGGACGTCCCGGCCCTTTCCGTCACCGGCATGTACGAGTTCGTCGATCCGGAGGGCAAGCGCTACATCGTCAAGTACATCGCCGACGAGAAGGGTTTCAACCCGACCATCACCGAGGCCTAA
- the LOC131215643 gene encoding endocuticle structural glycoprotein ABD-5-like, with product MKLVAVFALVCLFGVCLARPADEPSIVADDKEMNVDGSYQFRYEQSDGQKREEKAELKASETNPEVQALSVSGSYEYTDADGKHYLVTYTADENGYRPTVKQL from the exons ATGAAGCTT GTTGCAGTGTTTGCGCTCGTGTGTCTGTTCGGTGTGTGCCTCGCCCGCCCCGCGGACGAACCGTCGATCGTGGCCGACGATAAGGAGATGAACGTCGACGGCAGCTACCAGTTCCG CTACGAGCAGTCGGATGGCCAGAAGCGCGAAGAAAAGGCCGAACTGAAGGCATCGGAAACGAATCCGGAAGTGCAGGCCTTGTCGGTGAGCGGCTCATACGAGTacaccgatgccgatgggAAGCACTATCTCGTGACGTACACCGCCGACGAGAACGGTTACCGCCCGACGGTGAAGCAGCTGTAG
- the LOC131215644 gene encoding endocuticle structural glycoprotein SgAbd-2, producing the protein MPILLQFINATLGLLLVAALVSAEHHHAPSYEHPVGPPIPIVHSESYSSHDGSYKFAYESGNGITAQEEGFVKNAGTKDHEVQVAHGSYSYTDPHGVPVSVSYVADENGFQAQGSHLPTPPPVPKELIDAYAKAASQPQVHDEPEYAQPAPHGYSSY; encoded by the coding sequence ATGCCGATCTTGTTGCAGTTCATCAACGCCACCCTGGGACTGTTGCTAGTGGCCGCCCTGGTATCGGCCGAGCATCATCACGCGCCGTCCTACGAGCACCCGGTCGGGCCGCCGATCCCGATCGTCCACAGTGAGTCGTACAGCAGCCACGACGGAAGCTACAAGTTTGCGTACGAATCCGGTAACGGCATCACGGCCCAGGAGGAAGGATTCGTCAAGAACGCCGGCACCAAGGACCACGAGGTGCAGGTCGCCCACGGTTCGTACTCGTACACCGACCCGCACGGAGTGCCCGTGTCCGTGAGCTACGTCGCCGACGAGAACGGCTTCCAGGCGCAAGGATCCCAtctgccgacgccgccgccggtaccgAAGGAGCTGATCGATGCGTACGCCaaggccgccagccagccgcagGTGCACGATGAGCCCGAGTACGCCCAGCCGGCCCCGCACGGTTACAGCTCGTACTAA